GCCAAGCCGGTGGCGACTTTTTGGGCATTCGGGACGCTTCGTGAATTCCGACATAGCACCCATTTCGGACATTGGTTGCACATGTCCGGGCTCCGGCCAGTCGGCCGAAGGGTGCTGCGTGTCCGAAAAGAGCCGTATTACCGGCGCGTAACCGCACAGACCGTGAGAGCCTGCGCGCGGTCGGTAGCTCAGGACACCGAGTCATAACGGCCCTTGTTGGACTTCTCGCGCTGTGCTGGAATGCCACGGAAAAACTCGACACCGTCCCCCTCCGCGCCAGCGGGGAGGGGCGCCCGGTCCAGAGGTTGCGACGCCAGTGCAGGGACGTTTCAAGAGGGGCAGCGGCGCCGCGGGTGACCCGGAGTCGCGCGAGCCAGTGGCCGGCCCACACCAGGCAGTGCCCACCGCAGGCCAGGCCGACAGGCCGGCCGGCGGCACCGCCGAGCCGGCCGACGACACGATCACGGACGGCCACGACACGGACGGAAGGCAATCCGGCCGGTCGCGGCTGCGCAGCACGCTCAACTACCGCCGGGCGACCGGCCTCAACAGATTCGCGCTGCGCAACTGGCGCATCCGTACGCGCCTGATCGCGCTGCTGCTGCTCCCCGTGATGGTCGCGCTCGTCCTCGGCGGCCTGCGTGTGCAGACCTCGATGGAGAACTCCCGCCAGCTCGCCCAGATGACCGACCTCGCGGACCTGGCCCGTCGGGCGACCGCGCTGGCCGACGCCCTGGAGACCGAGCGCGACATCAGCGCCGGCCCGCTGACGGCCAAGCCGAACGAGCGGCAGGACCCGGACGTCCAGGACGCGCAGAAGAACACCGACCAGCTGAGCAAGGCCTTCGCCACCAGTGCCGACAAGTTCGACGAGCTCGACCTCGCCGGTGGAAAGGCGCTGCTGCTGCAGGTCCGCAAGGACCTCAACCAGCTGTCGGAGGCGCGCGGCTCCGCGTACACCAACATCGACAACATTCAGGCCACCGTCCTGAACTACGACGTGATCATCAAGGGTCTCATCGGCATCACCGAGGAGATCGCGATCGCGTCGAACTCGACCGAGCTGATCAAGATCACCCGGGCGCTCAGCCAGTTCGCGCTGTCCAAGGAGAACGCGTCCATGCAGCGCGCGCTGATCTCCGCCGCGCTGGCCCGCCCCGGCAAGGCCGACCTCTCCCCCTCGGACGAGACCTTCGGTATCCGCCTCCAGGTCTCCGAGGAGAGCGCGCTCGCGAACTTCACCGCCATCTACGGTGACGAAGAGGCCCGCAAGAAGCGCTCCAGCCTGAGCTTCAACCAGACGATCGCGGACACCGACCGGTACACCCAGCAGGTGCTGAACACCAACGGCATCCGGCAGACCGACCCGCGCACCTACACCGACTGGTACGACGCCGCCAGCGTCAAGATCAACGCCGAGCAGCGGATCGAGACCCAGCTACTCGAGGACCTCGACGGCAAGGCCCAGAAGCTGCAGTCCGACGCCGACACCGAGGCGCTGGTCAACGCCGCGCTGATCGCCGTCGTCCTCATCGTCGCCATCGCCGGCGCCGCGATCGTGGCCCGCTCGATGGTGCGCTCGCTGACCCGTCTGCAGACCGCGGCCGAGGACGTCGCCGAGCGGCGACTGCCCGAGCTGGTCAAGACCCTCTCCGAGAGCGACCCGCACGACGTCGACGTCACCGTCGAACCCGTCGGCGTCGACTCGGCGGACGAGATCGGCCACGTGGCCTCCGCGTTCGACATGGTGCACCGCGAGGCCGTCCGCCTCGCCGCCGAGCAGGCCCTGCTGCGAGGCAACATCAACGCGATGTTCACCAACCTGTCGCGCCGCAGCCAGGGCCTCATCCAGCGCCAGCTGTCGCTCATCTCCGAGCTGGAGAGCCGCGAGGCCGACCCGGACCAGCTGGCCAGCCTCTTCAAGCTGGACCACCTGGCGACCCGTATGCGCCGCAACGGTGAGAACCTCCTCGTCCTCGCCGGTGAGGACCCGGGCCGTCGCTGGACCCGCCCCGTCCCGCTGGTCGACGTGCTCCGCGCCGCCGCCTCCGAGGTGGAGCAGTACGAGCGCATCGAACTCGCCGCGGTGCCGTCGACCGAGGTCGCCGGCCGCGTCGTCAACGACCTCGTCCACCTCCTCGCCGAGCTGCTCGAGAACGCGACCTCGTTCTCCAGCCCGCAGACCCGCGTCCGGGTCACCGGCCACGCGCTGCCCGACGGCCGCGTGCTGGTCGAGATCCACGACACCGGCATCGGCCTCAGCCCGGACGACCTCGCGGACATCAACGAGCGCCTCGCGAGCCCGCCCACCGTCGACGTCTCCGTCTCCCGCCGCATGGGCCTCTTCGTGGTCGGCCGCCTGTCCCTGCGACACGGCATCCGCATCCAGCTGCGCCCCAGCGACTCCGGCGGCACCACCGCGCTCGTCATGCTCCCGGTGGACGTCACCAACTCCGCCGGCCGCCCCGGCCAGCGTCCCGGTGGCGGTGCCCACCAGGGCGGCAAGTCCGGCCGCGGCCTCGGCCCGACCCCGCGTCAGCAGGGCCGTGCCAGTGCCGCCGAGGCGCTGGCCGGCCGGGCCGCCGCCGCGCTCGGCCAGGCGCCGGCCGGTGCTCCGGCCCGTCCGCAGCTCGGCCAGGGCCCGCAGGGCGGTGCGCCCCAGCAGCCGCAGGGCGGCCGTCCGGGCGGCGGCCTGCCGACCCGCGAGGTCGGCCAGGCGCTCAACGAGACCCCCGCGCCCCAGCACAACCAGCCCCAGCAGGGTCAGCAGGCCCCGCAGGGTCTGCTGGGCCAGGCCCGGCGGGTGCCGGGCGCGTCCGGCGCCCCCGGTGTCCAGGGCGGACCCGGTGGTCCGGGTGCCCAGGGCGGCCTGCCGCGCCGCGGCCCGGGCCCGGAGCAGGGCCCCGGCGGCCGTGCCCCGATGCCCGAGCGTCCGCGCCCGGAGTCCGGTCGGCCCGGCCAGGGCGGCCGTCCGGCGGGTCCCGGTCCGCAGGGCCAGCAGCGCCCGCAGGCGCCGCTGCCGCAGGCCGGCCCGGCCGAGCCGAACGCGGTCGAGTCCACGGTGCAGTTCGGCCGGCCGCGCTTCGAGGCCAGCGACATCGACCCGCGCGACCCGCTGGGCCTCGGCCTGGTGGAGCCGGTGCTGCCGGACCCGTCGCAGCAGCCCGGCGGCCAGCCGTTCGGGCAGCAGGTGCCGCAGCAGCAGCCCCAGCAGCAGCCGATGGCGCTGCCGACCGGCCCCGGTCCGGAGGACACCCAGCAGTGGTTCCGCCCGGAGGACGGCGGCCAGGCCTCGCAGCAGCAGGCCCGCCCGCGCCCGCCGCAGTACCAGCCGCAGCGTCCCGGCACCACGGCGCCGGAACTCCCGCAGCAGCAGGCCCCGCAGGCTCCGCGCCGGCAGCAGGCCCCGCAGGGTCCCCGTCAGCAGCAGGCTCCGCAGCAGCAGCGCCCGCAGGCGCCGCAGCAGCCGGCCGGCCCGCAGGGCGGCCCGCAGCGTCCGGGCCCGCAGGGCGCGCCGCAGCGGCCCGGTCCGCAGGGTGAGCCGCGCCTCCGCGAGGCCCCGGACGCCCCGTGGCGTCCGTCGGCCAACGACGAGCGCTGGCGCCGTGCCGAGCAGGTGCGCGAGCCCTCGACCAGCGGTCTGACCACTTCGGGTCTGCCGCGCCGTACCCCGCAGGCCAACCTGGTCTCCGGCACCGCCGAGTCGGCGCCGCTGACCGGCCCGCAGGTCTCGCGCAGCCCGGAGGAGGTGCGCGGCCGGCTCACCAACCTGCGC
This genomic window from Streptomyces sp. TLI_235 contains:
- a CDS encoding signal transduction histidine kinase, which codes for MQGRFKRGSGAAGDPESREPVAGPHQAVPTAGQADRPAGGTAEPADDTITDGHDTDGRQSGRSRLRSTLNYRRATGLNRFALRNWRIRTRLIALLLLPVMVALVLGGLRVQTSMENSRQLAQMTDLADLARRATALADALETERDISAGPLTAKPNERQDPDVQDAQKNTDQLSKAFATSADKFDELDLAGGKALLLQVRKDLNQLSEARGSAYTNIDNIQATVLNYDVIIKGLIGITEEIAIASNSTELIKITRALSQFALSKENASMQRALISAALARPGKADLSPSDETFGIRLQVSEESALANFTAIYGDEEARKKRSSLSFNQTIADTDRYTQQVLNTNGIRQTDPRTYTDWYDAASVKINAEQRIETQLLEDLDGKAQKLQSDADTEALVNAALIAVVLIVAIAGAAIVARSMVRSLTRLQTAAEDVAERRLPELVKTLSESDPHDVDVTVEPVGVDSADEIGHVASAFDMVHREAVRLAAEQALLRGNINAMFTNLSRRSQGLIQRQLSLISELESREADPDQLASLFKLDHLATRMRRNGENLLVLAGEDPGRRWTRPVPLVDVLRAAASEVEQYERIELAAVPSTEVAGRVVNDLVHLLAELLENATSFSSPQTRVRVTGHALPDGRVLVEIHDTGIGLSPDDLADINERLASPPTVDVSVSRRMGLFVVGRLSLRHGIRIQLRPSDSGGTTALVMLPVDVTNSAGRPGQRPGGGAHQGGKSGRGLGPTPRQQGRASAAEALAGRAAAALGQAPAGAPARPQLGQGPQGGAPQQPQGGRPGGGLPTREVGQALNETPAPQHNQPQQGQQAPQGLLGQARRVPGASGAPGVQGGPGGPGAQGGLPRRGPGPEQGPGGRAPMPERPRPESGRPGQGGRPAGPGPQGQQRPQAPLPQAGPAEPNAVESTVQFGRPRFEASDIDPRDPLGLGLVEPVLPDPSQQPGGQPFGQQVPQQQPQQQPMALPTGPGPEDTQQWFRPEDGGQASQQQARPRPPQYQPQRPGTTAPELPQQQAPQAPRRQQAPQGPRQQQAPQQQRPQAPQQPAGPQGGPQRPGPQGAPQRPGPQGEPRLREAPDAPWRPSANDERWRRAEQVREPSTSGLTTSGLPRRTPQANLVSGTAESAPLTGPQVSRSPEEVRGRLTNLRRGIQQGRQAGQGQNTSGRQQQGFDGFGQNHQER